The Pseudomonas azotoformans genome has a segment encoding these proteins:
- a CDS encoding DUF2569 domain-containing protein — protein MQESKDLKGLSGWLILVGIGLFISIIRLSFNLLSIYYPIFTNGTFTAVSTPGLPLYSPLWGPILISETLINGLFVATYAYLVYLFFTKHYLFPKVYIATVIASVVFVPLDAWACSFVLVDKPIFDNNTAKEMARALFALFVWVPYMLVSKRVKATFVMQKPQSTDAHATVTS, from the coding sequence ATGCAAGAAAGCAAAGATTTAAAGGGTCTAAGCGGCTGGCTCATATTGGTCGGGATAGGTCTGTTCATCTCGATTATCCGCCTGAGCTTTAACCTCCTCTCCATTTATTACCCGATTTTCACAAACGGCACATTCACCGCCGTCAGTACGCCGGGATTGCCCCTGTATAGCCCACTGTGGGGGCCGATCCTGATTTCAGAAACGCTGATCAACGGATTGTTTGTGGCCACCTACGCTTATTTGGTCTATCTGTTCTTCACCAAGCATTACCTGTTCCCCAAGGTTTATATCGCCACGGTGATTGCATCGGTTGTGTTCGTGCCTCTTGATGCCTGGGCGTGCTCCTTCGTTCTGGTGGATAAACCCATCTTCGACAACAACACCGCAAAAGAAATGGCACGGGCATTGTTCGCCTTGTTTGTATGGGTGCCTTACATGCTGGTATCCAAACGGGTAAAGGCAACGTTTGTCATGCAAAAGCCGCAGAGCACTGACGCGCACGCGACCGTCACCTCTTGA
- a CDS encoding aminotransferase-like domain-containing protein: MANPKHRAFAYQAVYRYLVELIEASPAQTEQKLPSLRQLAQRLGVSVSTTKYAYSLLEDEGRIVAKPKLGYFTRLTPAPLSTERSSNLLDQVFATSRQPGMLALSADVPAILLSLENPLLMIERELARHYPRALTPQYLPFGEPELRAALAERYTRATDNYWQADQVYIGADLHSVLELSLNALDLAGSVALVESPCSWAILRQLQAANIRVIELHLDADGRFDLRVLNELLEREPIRLAVLSSTVNIPHGSRMPAEDKQQICRWLAARAIWLFENDTYGDLYFATQPARYRDFADPQKLLVFSTFDKVIGSEAPYGYVLCRGCGPQLQRVFLERAFRLSPIRQKAIAKLFTSKRIDAHLHKLRALLHDCMTRMKALLDEYANGAFEGTIPQGGACFWLEATHPVDMPRVFERLLAERIVIAPGELFSQQGSWKQHLRLSFTLDWSKNIAQAMEQLSQAVRQSP, from the coding sequence ATGGCTAACCCCAAGCACCGCGCCTTCGCCTATCAAGCGGTGTATCGCTACCTCGTCGAGTTAATCGAGGCCAGCCCTGCGCAAACCGAGCAAAAACTGCCGTCGCTGCGCCAATTGGCGCAGCGCCTCGGCGTGTCGGTGTCGACGACCAAGTACGCCTATTCGCTGCTGGAGGATGAAGGCCGAATCGTCGCCAAGCCCAAGCTGGGTTATTTCACCCGTTTGACGCCGGCGCCTCTGTCGACTGAACGCTCATCCAACCTGCTCGATCAGGTCTTCGCCACCTCCCGCCAACCGGGCATGCTGGCCCTGAGCGCCGACGTCCCGGCCATCCTGCTGTCGCTGGAAAACCCGTTGCTGATGATCGAGCGGGAACTGGCCCGCCACTACCCGCGCGCCCTCACACCGCAGTACCTGCCCTTCGGCGAGCCCGAGTTGCGCGCGGCATTGGCCGAACGCTACACCCGTGCCACGGACAACTACTGGCAGGCCGATCAGGTGTACATCGGCGCAGACCTGCACAGCGTGCTGGAGCTATCGCTCAATGCCCTGGACCTCGCGGGCAGCGTGGCGCTGGTGGAGTCACCGTGTTCGTGGGCGATCCTGCGCCAGTTGCAGGCGGCGAACATCCGCGTGATCGAACTGCACCTCGACGCCGACGGCCGCTTCGACCTGCGCGTGCTCAATGAACTGCTCGAACGTGAGCCCATCCGCCTGGCGGTACTGTCATCCACCGTGAACATTCCCCACGGCAGCCGCATGCCGGCCGAGGATAAACAGCAGATCTGCCGGTGGCTGGCGGCACGGGCTATCTGGTTGTTCGAAAACGACACGTACGGCGACTTGTATTTCGCGACCCAGCCGGCGCGCTACCGTGACTTTGCCGACCCGCAGAAACTCTTGGTTTTCTCGACGTTCGACAAGGTGATCGGCTCGGAGGCCCCCTACGGTTATGTGCTGTGCCGTGGGTGTGGGCCGCAGTTGCAGCGTGTGTTCCTGGAGCGGGCGTTTCGCCTCTCACCGATCCGTCAGAAAGCGATCGCCAAGCTGTTCACGTCCAAGCGCATCGACGCGCACCTGCACAAACTGAGGGCCTTGTTGCACGACTGCATGACCCGCATGAAAGCCCTGCTGGACGAGTACGCCAATGGCGCGTTTGAGGGGACGATTCCACAGGGCGGCGCATGCTTCTGGCTTGAGGCCACGCACCCGGTCGACATGCCCCGGGTGTTCGAACGCCTGCTGGCCGAGCGCATCGTGATTGCCCCTGGTGAACTGTTCAGCCAGCAAGGCAGCTGGAAACAGCACCTGCGCCTGAGCTTCACCCTCGATTGGAGCAAGAATATCGCCCAGGCCATGGAGCAGTTGTCGCAGGCGGTTCGTCAGAGCCCGTAG
- the panB gene encoding 3-methyl-2-oxobutanoate hydroxymethyltransferase, giving the protein MSLHTRTKRLTVPQLVAMKGQQKIVSLTAYSSTIAKLIDPWVDFILIGDSTAMVGYGRSSTLSMQLEEIIGHTRAVVDSTRLACVIADMPFGSYQESNEQAFRNCAQVLARTGCDAVKLEANQALAGTVEFLVARGIPVMAHVGLMPQFVNVMGGFKAQGLTAETGARIAEDARANLQAGAFSLVLEGVAEGVARQITLDSKMPTIGIGASPACDGQVLVTEDVLGLGGEHLPRFVKQYADVGAVIRDACERFAEDVRHGRFPEARHCYGL; this is encoded by the coding sequence ATGAGCCTCCACACCCGCACCAAACGCCTGACCGTCCCGCAATTGGTCGCCATGAAGGGCCAGCAGAAGATCGTTTCCCTGACGGCCTACTCCAGCACCATCGCCAAGCTGATCGACCCGTGGGTCGATTTCATCCTGATCGGTGATTCCACGGCCATGGTCGGTTACGGCCGGTCTTCGACCTTGAGCATGCAGCTTGAAGAAATCATCGGCCACACCCGCGCTGTGGTCGACAGCACGCGCCTGGCGTGTGTCATTGCCGACATGCCGTTTGGCAGTTATCAGGAATCCAACGAGCAGGCCTTTCGCAATTGCGCGCAGGTGTTGGCGCGCACCGGCTGCGATGCGGTGAAGCTGGAGGCCAACCAGGCCTTGGCCGGGACCGTCGAGTTCCTGGTGGCGCGGGGAATTCCGGTCATGGCGCATGTGGGGCTGATGCCGCAGTTCGTCAATGTGATGGGCGGCTTCAAGGCCCAGGGCCTCACCGCCGAAACCGGCGCGCGGATTGCCGAGGACGCGCGGGCCAATCTGCAGGCGGGTGCGTTCAGCCTGGTGCTTGAGGGCGTGGCTGAAGGTGTGGCCCGTCAGATCACCCTCGACTCAAAAATGCCCACCATCGGTATCGGCGCGTCACCGGCCTGCGACGGCCAAGTGCTGGTCACTGAAGATGTGCTGGGCCTGGGCGGTGAACACCTGCCGCGCTTCGTCAAACAGTACGCGGATGTGGGGGCAGTGATCCGCGACGCCTGCGAGCGGTTTGCCGAAGACGTACGCCATGGCCGTTTCCCTGAGGCGCGGCACTGCTACGGGCTCTGA
- a CDS encoding DUF2986 domain-containing protein, producing the protein MNRQKKLQQLFKEKAKKANAKLAPKKKDKYISKADREKLAAEAAQAPDSSVQD; encoded by the coding sequence ATGAACCGCCAGAAAAAACTCCAGCAGCTCTTCAAGGAAAAAGCCAAGAAGGCCAACGCCAAATTGGCGCCGAAGAAAAAGGATAAATACATCAGCAAGGCGGACCGGGAAAAGCTGGCGGCTGAAGCGGCTCAGGCGCCAGACAGTTCCGTTCAGGACTGA
- a CDS encoding YeeE/YedE family protein: MNTSVPLAPARTPVAPLVAFIILVLGALFLQNSVGSHQVLLLVVGAALGLTLYHAAFGFTSAWRVFINDRRGAGLRAQMVMLAIAVMLFFPALGAGSLFGQPVVGLVAPAGVSVVFGAFIFGIGMQLGGGCASGTLFTVGGGNARMLVTLFFFICGSLIATHHVDWWFALPAFPAVSIVKSFGVVPAMGLSLVVFAIIAVVTVRLEKARHGQLEEGVKSEHQGLRRFVRGPWPLVWGAIGLALLNYATLALAGRPWGITSAFALWGAKVASGLGVDVASWAFWQMPGNAKALAAPVWEDITSVMDIGIVLGALLAAGLAGRFAPSLKIPARSLVAAVIGGLLLGYGSRLAYGCNIGAYFSGIASGSLHGWVWLVAAFIGNSVGVRLRPFFFAGERPQVALSGC; the protein is encoded by the coding sequence ATGAACACCTCTGTTCCTCTCGCTCCCGCGCGCACGCCCGTCGCGCCGTTGGTGGCCTTTATCATCCTGGTGCTGGGCGCCCTGTTCCTGCAAAACAGCGTCGGCTCGCACCAGGTGTTGTTGCTGGTGGTCGGTGCGGCACTGGGTTTGACCCTCTATCACGCCGCCTTCGGATTCACCTCGGCCTGGCGCGTGTTCATCAATGATCGCCGTGGCGCCGGCTTGCGTGCGCAGATGGTGATGCTGGCGATTGCGGTGATGCTGTTCTTCCCAGCATTGGGGGCGGGCAGTTTGTTTGGGCAGCCGGTGGTCGGGCTGGTGGCGCCGGCCGGGGTGTCGGTGGTGTTTGGGGCGTTCATCTTTGGCATCGGCATGCAGTTGGGCGGCGGCTGTGCGTCGGGCACGCTGTTCACCGTGGGCGGCGGCAATGCGCGCATGCTGGTGACATTGTTCTTCTTTATCTGTGGCTCGCTGATCGCTACGCACCACGTGGACTGGTGGTTTGCGCTGCCGGCCTTCCCGGCGGTGTCCATCGTCAAGAGCTTCGGCGTGGTGCCGGCGATGGGCCTGAGCCTGGTGGTGTTTGCGATCATTGCAGTGGTGACCGTGCGGCTGGAGAAGGCTCGTCATGGTCAATTGGAAGAGGGGGTGAAAAGCGAGCATCAAGGCCTGCGCCGCTTCGTGCGCGGCCCGTGGCCATTGGTGTGGGGCGCCATCGGCCTGGCCTTGCTCAACTACGCCACCCTGGCACTGGCGGGTCGGCCATGGGGCATTACCTCGGCGTTTGCGTTGTGGGGCGCCAAAGTTGCCAGCGGCCTGGGTGTGGACGTGGCCAGTTGGGCGTTCTGGCAGATGCCGGGCAACGCCAAGGCGCTGGCTGCGCCGGTGTGGGAAGACATCACCAGCGTGATGGACATCGGCATCGTCCTCGGCGCGCTGTTGGCCGCCGGCCTGGCCGGGCGTTTCGCCCCCAGCCTGAAGATTCCGGCGCGTTCGCTGGTGGCAGCGGTGATCGGCGGCCTGTTGCTCGGCTACGGCTCACGCCTGGCGTACGGCTGCAACATCGGCGCGTACTTCAGTGGCATCGCCTCGGGCAGCCTGCATGGCTGGGTATGGCTGGTGGCGGCGTTCATTGGTAACAGCGTGGGCGTGCGGTTGCGGCCGTTTTTCTTCGCGGGTGAGCGGCCGCAGGTGGCGTTAAGCGGTTGCTGA
- a CDS encoding DNA/RNA non-specific endonuclease: MYLRKIAVGLTALVLLSSGANARSLPDLYSKQEKQLSFDSCADLFPADPIKTATVPAAMKPLALCSDHFAVLYSQTSKTPLVVVERLNAALLKDAKGEERTNQFYADPRIPKGGRAELSDYRAQHPAVDRGHQSPAADAPNANAMAQSFALSNMVPQDPTNNRKIWSKVEADVRKFALRAGGDVYVFTGPLFDPGYGTIGANKVWVPTRLFKLVYDASSKRAWAYVLPNAETRIQKPMDYETFVKSTGLRLLGDLPVLGSVGRS, translated from the coding sequence ATGTACCTACGCAAAATTGCCGTTGGGCTGACCGCCCTTGTTTTGCTTTCCTCTGGGGCCAACGCCCGAAGCTTGCCGGACCTCTATTCCAAGCAGGAAAAACAGCTCAGCTTCGACAGCTGCGCCGACCTGTTCCCCGCCGACCCGATCAAGACCGCCACCGTGCCGGCCGCAATGAAACCCCTGGCCCTGTGTTCCGACCATTTCGCCGTGCTCTACTCGCAAACCAGCAAGACGCCACTGGTGGTGGTCGAACGCCTGAATGCCGCACTCCTGAAGGACGCCAAGGGCGAGGAGCGCACCAACCAGTTCTACGCCGATCCGCGCATTCCCAAAGGTGGCCGTGCAGAGTTGAGCGACTATCGCGCCCAGCATCCCGCCGTGGACCGTGGCCACCAATCCCCAGCCGCCGACGCGCCGAATGCCAACGCCATGGCGCAGTCGTTCGCGCTGTCGAACATGGTGCCCCAGGACCCCACGAACAACCGCAAGATCTGGAGCAAGGTCGAGGCTGACGTGCGCAAGTTCGCCTTGCGCGCCGGTGGCGATGTGTACGTGTTTACCGGCCCGCTGTTCGACCCTGGCTACGGCACCATCGGCGCCAACAAGGTCTGGGTGCCGACGCGCCTGTTCAAGCTGGTGTACGACGCTTCCAGCAAACGTGCCTGGGCGTATGTGCTGCCCAATGCCGAGACGCGCATTCAAAAACCGATGGATTATGAGACGTTTGTGAAGAGCACCGGGCTCAGGTTGTTGGGGGATCTTCCGGTGTTGGGGTCCGTGGGGCGGAGTTGA